Proteins from a single region of Kluyveromyces lactis strain NRRL Y-1140 chromosome C complete sequence:
- a CDS encoding uncharacterized protein (similar to uniprot|Q03648 Saccharomyces cerevisiae YMR209C Hypothetical ORF), translating into MNSVFNSILIIILSLGMASFTRNKAFKNWLVSKLEKSLTTLQSYPPVSANFKLVDSPYFTKQQSLKDIAASLSQLCEYKIRALRQNGIVYQRTSNVTPSDIEQLNQIGYFDKIVAVNKSIDVNYDTLSKIIEYTLKEILVNNDFNSAIESVLRDAGYTWDKENDTLVRDSINSIRFSKKSNQSRVNEAMCHIVRDWCDVYDLERKPLVDFIEESFGNCDIDEDTLIVVPGSGCGRLAYEAANRFPKAKVTSIEYSSLMYLCNEYVLGTTDNITVDPFYQIYSGQQSMEAQTRHFRMDLDKFQKPENLTVLFGDFCCYKPEKKYKNIIVCSAFFIDTAANMFDYFNAIEMLSNNCTGRLHWVNVGPLKYGTRPLVQFTYDELARLRKLRGWEDHSNQVDVKNLNGYLTDYESLFQGFYGLAKFHSELKR; encoded by the coding sequence ATGAATTCGGTGTTTAATAGTATTCTGATTATTATTTTATCGTTGGGAATGGCATCTTTTACCAGAAATAAAGCATTTAAGAACTGGCTTGTGTCAAAGTTGGAAAAATCATTAACAACATTACAGTCTTATCCACCGGTCTCTGCTAACTTCAAACTAGTCGATTCGCCTTATTTTACGAAGCAGCAATCACTTAAAGATATTGCTGCATCATTATCACAATTGTGTGAGTACAAGATCAGAGCTCTAAGACAAAACGGGATAGTTTATCAACGAACAAGCAACGTAACTCCCAGTGATATAGAACAGCTTAACCAGATCGGTTATTTCGATAAAATAGTTGCCGTGAAcaaatcaattgatgtAAATTATGACACCTTGAGCAAAATTATAGAATATACTCTAAAGGAAATACTTGTTAACAATGATTTTAACTCAGCAATTGAATCAGTACTGAGAGACGCTGGTTATACATGggacaaagaaaatgacaCATTGGTTCGCGATTCAATAAATTCCATTCGATTTTCTAAAAAGAGTAACCAAAGCCGTGTGAATGAAGCCATGTGTCACATTGTCAGAGATTGGTGTGATGTTTatgatttggaaagaaagCCTCTTGTAGATTTCATTGAGGAGTCTTTCGGAAATTGTGACATCGATGAAGACACATTAATTGTTGTACCAGGATCTGGATGTGGAAGGCTAGCTTATGAGGCAGCCAATCGATTTCCAAAAGCAAAGGTTACATCTATTGAATACTCGTCTTTGATGTATTTGTGTAACGAATATGTCCTCGGAACTACGGACAATATCACCGTTGATCCCTTCTATCAAATTTATAGTGGTCAACAAAGTATGGAAGCGCAAACCAGGCACTTTAGGATGGACTTGGATAAGTTCCAAAAGCCAGAGAACTTAACAGTACTTTTCGGTGACTTTTGCTGCTATAAACCAGagaaaaaatacaaaaataTAATAGTATGTTCTGCATTCTTTATTGACACAGCAGCAAACATGTTTGATTACTTCAATGCTATTGAGATGCTTTCTAACAATTGTACAGGACGTTTACACTGGGTTAATGTTGGACCGTTGAAATACGGAACTAGACCACTAGTACAATTCACATACGATGAGCTAGCAAGACTACGTAAATTACGTGGATGGGAAGATCATTCCAACCAGGTTGATGTTAAAAATTTGAATGGTTACCTAACAGACTACGAATCCTTATTCCAAGGGTTTTATGGTCTAGCCAAATTCCATTCGGAACTAAAAAGATAA
- the YTM1 gene encoding Ytm1p (highly similar to uniprot|Q12024 Saccharomyces cerevisiae YOR272W YTM1 microtubule-associated protein) translates to MSTDKTQVKLRFFTREEDETLHVNDAPIYAPVSLKRYGLSEIVNHLLELPKSMPFDFLIDGELLRTSLQDYLIKKGLSSETFLNVEYTRAVLPPSYLSSFDNEDWVSSLDVGSNYIYSGSYDGIVRTYNLSGKVEKQYSGHSGPIRAVHYISSTRLVSAGNDRTLRLWKTKNDDLKSIDEEEIEDGKTLAILEGHKAPVVSIDVSKDRILSASCDNTVSLWSTNYKEMTVIDPMEDLGGNVSTAAKKRRKLTLKDGSIRRRAPLALFESHSAPVEAVIFDKSDDTVGYSVSQDHTIKTWDLITAKCVDTKTTSYSLLSVAQLPKLNLLACGSSARHITLHDPRVNSSSKITQQQLVGHKNFVVALDTCPENEYMICSASHDGTVKVWDVRSNTAMYTITREDKNVVKGVNDKVFAVKWAKGVGIISGGQDKKIQINKGDNIFSN, encoded by the coding sequence ATGTCAACAGATAAGACTCAGGTGAAGCTACGCTTCTTTACTCgtgaagaagatgagaCTTTACATGTCAATGATGCTCCAATCTATGCTCCAGTTAGTCTAAAGAGATATGGTCTTTCTGAAATTGTTAATCACCTACTGGAATTACCTAAATCTATGCCATTTGATTTCCTTATCGATGGTGAACTTTTGAGAACATCGTTGCAGGACTATTTGATCAAGAAAGGTTTATCATCGGAAACctttttgaatgttgaaTATACTAGAGCAGTGCTACCACCTTCATATTTGTCTAGTTTTGATAACGAAGATTGGGTAAGCTCATTGGATGTCGGAAGCAATTACATCTACAGTGGTTCCTATGACGGTATCGTAAGAACGTACAACTTGTCAGGGAAAGTCGAAAAACAATACAGTGGTCATTCTGGCCCTATTCGTGCTGTGCATTACATTTCTAGTACGAGATTGGTGTCCGCAGGGAATGATCGCACTCTACGTCTGTGGAAAACGAAgaatgatgatttgaaatcaattgatgaagaagaaattgaggATGGTAAGACATTGGCCATCTTGGAAGGTCATAAAGCCCCTGTAGTGTCCATTGATGTTTCGAAAGACCGTATTCTATCTGCATCATGCGATAATACGGTGAGCTTGTGGTCCACGAATTATAAAGAGATGACTGTCATTGATCCGATGGAGGATTTAGGAGGCAACGTGTCTACTGCAGCCAAGAAGAGGAGAAAGTTGACTCTAAAAGATGGATCtatcagaagaagagccCCTTTGGCTCTTTTTGAATCTCACAGTGCTCCAGTAGAGGCTGTCATTTTCGATAAATCGGATGATACTGTTGGGTATTCCGTGTCACAAGATCATACTATAAAAACATGGGATCTGATAACGGCAAAATGTGTCGATACAAAGACGACATCGTACTCACTTCTTTCTGTTGCGCAACTACCAAAATTAAATCTCTTAGCATGCGGGTCGAGTGCCAGACACATTACTCTTCATGATCCTCGtgtaaattcttcatctaaaaTCACCCAACAGCAGCTTGTAGGTCACAAGAACTTCGTTGTCGCTTTGGATACTTGTCcagaaaatgaatatatGATATGCTCTGCATCTCACGATGGAACTGTCAAGGTTTGGGATGTTAGGTCTAACACTGCAATGTACACTATCACCAGAGAAGATAAAAATGTTGTTAAAGGTGTCAATGATAAAGTGTTTGCTGTCAAATGGGCTAAAGGCGTAGGTATCATCAGCGGTGGTcaagacaaaaaaattcaaattaaTAAAGGTGATAATATATTTAGTAACTAA
- the EFR3 gene encoding Efr3p (similar to uniprot|Q03653 Saccharomyces cerevisiae YMR212C EFR3 Non-essential protein of unknown function exhibits synthetic lethal genetic interactions with PHO85 green fluorescent protein (GFP)-fusion protein localizes to the cell periphery), translated as MGFLFTPKHQKLVNQCYPPGRTPDKKPKGSETSYLLYYVNSRRPKLEKVSSYLVKRSTTDLNRRRSGNVSVTLELLAKIVENCNENMNIFIKDFIHIMTLVLNNNNFNNDPTIVGLIERVLEAICNHLDGSLVSGDSEFLELFKNFVTLYFKVANTKLNDTDLVLKGCLDFSKISNLGSIHQWSATAKNCVSIALTKFQERHPIYSEATIDSSFSEPGSPALKKKLTRTQTKVMGLDDVSNTGDYSILALNTFFNTTETDKLTIGLHALIEHLLETPNKELLQFICNGIPVQLRYIVILLFVRPLGTSSEKNMLLILKLISSLLTSAVSIIGLSVIDILRRLITVQLAKSDSTTVVKQIAVTIKDLNRKTYYKQQSSDMFAELSFKFIESGKPHHLELFQLDLDSLISVTSDQCLDLDLFGEFLPYVTDKTQLSKLLYPEAPHQVIFIRFFEKVSTLSKQDTEIAISTSFAYYKAASLLSGLAYYVNNNRPSDGYYAYHHHASKFLGLADYQTQVEFKRKDNDIFTKEDLLNYYSDAGSNIYSEKGRDILLVDHSDQNGTDIDQDTVRYSTPIPLPQISIPPTTTNGIGIKKSSPANDTYVTRSLKHNPVPNVKDLKNLVSSKKDKSNTKTLRGSQSVKSKVTNITFLLDELKNDGDEIKIADPDEEDIIGMEKQDLARSYSLRMNTISSTNSRTLIPSVENAEEHGDDFRDAHEDIEVSSSTRGRLFMV; from the coding sequence ATGGGCTTTCTCTTCACCCCTAAGCACCAGAAATTGGTGAATCAGTGTTATCCACCAGGCCGAACTCCCGATAAGAAGCCAAAAGGGTCAGAGACTTCGTACTTGTTATATTATGTTAATTCGAGACGTCcaaaattggaaaaggtCAGCAGTTACCTTGTGAAGAGGTCGACAACGGATTTGAACAGAAGACGTTCCGGTAATGTCTCTGTCACTCTAGAGCTACTGGCTAAAATCGTCGAGAATTGTAATGAAAACatgaatattttcatcaaagatttcatcCACATTATGACTTTAGTGttgaacaacaacaattttAACAATGATCCAACTATTGTTGGTTTGATTGAAAGAGTTTTAGAAGCTATTTGTAACCATTTGGATGGGTCTCTTGTAAGTGGGGACTCTGAGTTTTTagaattgttcaaaaacttCGTAACCCTGTACTTCAAAGTTGCTAACACTAAACTTAATGACACAGATTTGGTTTTGAAAGGTTGCTTagacttttcaaagatctCAAACTTGGGAAGCATTCACCAATGGTCTGCTACAGCCAAAAACTGCGTTTCTATTGCATTAACGAAGTTCCAAGAAAGGCATCCAATATATAGTGAGGCTACCATTGACtcttcattttctgaaCCAGGTTCTCCAgcgttgaagaagaaactcaCTAGAACACAAACTAAAGTGATGGGTCTAGATGATGTTTCGAACACAGGGGATTATTCAATTCTGGCTTTGAATACTTTTTTCAATACCACAGAAACAGATAAGTTGACAATCGGTTTACATGCACTAATCGAACATTTATTAGAGACTCCGAACAAGGAATTATTGCAATTTATCTGCAATGGTATTCCGGTTCAGTTGAGATACATTGTTATCCTTTTATTCGTAAGGCCGTTGGGAACTAGCTCCGAGAAAAACATGTTATTGATCTTAAAACTAATATCCAGTCTATTAACTTCAGCTGTCAGTATCATAGGTTTATCAGTGATTGATATCTTGAGAAGACTAATCACTGTTCAGCTAGCAAAATCGGATTCAACTACTGTAGTTAAACAGATTGCTGTGACGATTAAAGATTTAAATCGCAAAACATACTACAAACAGCAATCATCTGATATGTTTGCCGAATTGAGTTTTAAATTTATCGAAAGCGGAAAGCCACATCACCTTGAATTATTCCAGCTAGATTTGGACTCCTTGATATCTGTTACTAGTGACCAATGTCTAGATCTTGATTTATTTGGCGAGTTTTTGCCATATGTCACTGACAAAACGCAgttatcaaaacttttgtATCCAGAAGCTCCACATCAAGTTATCTTTATCAGATTCTTTGAGAAAGTATCTACTTTATCAAAACAAGATACTGAAATTGCCATATCAACCTCTTTTGCATATTATAAAGCAGCCTCTCTTCTTTCAGGTTTGGCCTACTATGTCAACAACAATCGACCTTCAGACGGTTACTATGCCTATCATCATCATGCTTCAAAGTTTCTAGGACTAGCAGATTACCAAACTCAAGTTGAgtttaaaagaaaagacaATGACATCTTCACCAAGGAAGACTTGTTGAATTACTACTCAGATGCAGGTTCCAATATCTACTCAGAGAAGGGTAGAGACATTCTATTGGTTGATCATTCTGACCAAAATGGTACTGATATCGATCAGGACACGGTTCGATACTCAACACCAATCCCGTTGCCACAAATTAGCATACCCCCAACCACTACAAATGGCATTGGCATAAAAAAATCATCGCCAGCTAATGATACATACGTTACAAGATCTCTGAAACATAATCCCGTTCCGAACGTAAAAgacttgaagaatttggtCTCTTctaaaaaagataaaagtAATACAAAAACGTTACGTGGTTCACAATCGGTGAAATCAAAAGTCACAAACATAACATTCCTATTAGATGAATTAAAGAACGATGGcgatgaaattaaaattGCCGACccagatgaagaagacatTATTGGAATGGAAAAACAAGATCTTGCAAGATCTTATTCCTTAAGAATGAATACCATCAGTAGCACGAATTCCAGGACATTAATACCGTCAGTAGAAAATGCAGAGGAACATGGTGATGATTTCAGAGATGCTCATGAAGATATAGAGGTCTCATCTTCTACCAGAGGTAGGTTATTTATGGTCTAA
- the DML1 gene encoding Dml1p (similar to uniprot|Q03652 Saccharomyces cerevisiae YMR211W) produces the protein MREIINVSVSHRSNHLITQFYNCLEPLLHDADQENDVFLNPNIDKVSKTVSYTPRALLWDAKLGNGSLGTYQYVSENDYADTLDSEQGATAKTAHRVQTHDRIRKSPYQLALDQGATVLPKINDEIAKYWSDYSKLIYDPSSFNTLQDWYHDAANQQKAPNFQNLRQVYFDNYETGSNQFRENYSNEFFDSNLHQQLEKCDSLQGFNIITELDNGWGGFSSSMLLELKDELPKVSYHTYGWNQDDVCSLKEPVHSTKTKFQMLCNKIRATIALSQESDLFFPLYANTKEAFWRSTGETVLLFDSVNSVFHGSRKQAATNSNMRKMSHLTNALTLGESKRNIVSKLNVDEYNSFSFYDRMPLYKNSKKPSHTFTQCEIDRVNHKESSMFHFTTYPWTNSDTIPDTHHSCAESVIGVTEKPRDVLKTWEDLVSRYFRYDSDREEIKDHLGTLSLEYEHGWYDDDDSDLDL, from the coding sequence ATGCGTGAAATCATTAATGTTTCAGTATCTCACAGATCTAATCATTTGATTACGCAGTTTTACAACTGCCTGGAACCTTTATTACATGATGCAGATCAAGAAAACGACGTGTTCCTAAACCCCAATATAGACAAAGTTAGTAAGACTGTATCCTATACACCTAGGGCACTACTTTGGGATGCTAAGCTAGGGAACGGATCCCTTGGCACCTATCAGTACGTTTCAGAAAACGATTATGCGGATACTTTAGACTCAGAGCAGGGTGCGACTGCAAAGACCGCGCATAGGGTGCAGACACACGATAGGATTAGAAAATCCCCGTATCAATTGGCATTAGATCAAGGTGCTACTGTACTTCCCAAGATCAATGATGAAATCGCTAAATATTGGTCCGACTATAGCAAGTTGATTTATGATCCAAGCAGTTTCAATACTTTACAAGATTGGTACCATGATGCAGCTAACCAGCAGAAGGCACCaaactttcaaaacttACGTCAGGTATATTTTGATAATTATGAAACTGGATCAAATCAGTTTAGGGAAAACTACTCCAATGAATTCTTCGACTCAAATTTACATCAACAGTTGGAAAAATGTGATTCGTTACAAGGTTTTAACATAATAACGGAACTCGACAATGGTTGGGGCGgattttcatcttcaatgcttttagaattgaaagatgagCTACCAAAAGTATCCTATCACACTTATGGATGGAATCAAGACGACGTATGTTCGTTAAAGGAACCAGTTCATTCCACTAAAACTAAATTCCAAATGTTATGCAATAAAATTCGAGCAACTATCGCATTGTCACAAGAATCTGACCTTTTCTTCCCTCTCTATGCCAACACGAAAGAGGCCTTTTGGCGATCAACAGGGGAGACTGTGCTTCTCTTTGATTCTGTAAATTCGGTTTTCCACGGGTCTCGCAAACAAGCCGCTACCAATTCGAATATGAGGAAAATGTCCCATTTAACTAATGCTTTGACTCTTGGAGAATCCAAAAGGAATATAGTATCTAAGCTTAACGTGGATGAATACAAttcgttttctttctatgATCGAATGCCGCTCTATAAAAACTCGAAAAAACCGTCGCATACGTTCACCCAATGTGAAATCGATCGTGTGAACCATAAAGAATCATCTATGTTCCACTTCACCACGTATCCCTGGACAAATTCAGATACTATACCAGATACTCATCATTCATGTGCTGAAAGTGTAATAGGTGTTACCGAAAAGCCTAGGGACGTTCTTAAAACGTGGGAAGACTTAGTATCAAGATATTTCCGGTACGATTCTGAtagagaagaaatcaaagatcaTCTTGGCACTCTTTCTTTAGAGTATGAACATGGCTGGtacgatgatgacgattCGGATTTAGATTTATAG
- the MOD5 gene encoding tRNA dimethylallyltransferase (similar to uniprot|P07884 Saccharomyces cerevisiae YOR274W MOD5 Delta 2-isopentenyl pyrophosphate:tRNA isopentenyl transferase required for biosynthesis of the modified base isopentenyladenosine in mitochondrial and cytoplasmic tRNAs gene is nuclear and encodes two isozymic forms) translates to MLRLLIKSPMMSRPKVIVIAGTTGVGKSDLSIQIASKFNGEIINSDSMQMYTGIPIITNKHPIEQRMGIKHHLMNHVPWNEEYYIHRFERECMETIEDIHSRGKIPIVVGGTHYYLQTLFNKRVESKVRQPTESEKSILDSNNPDLIYNTLKEVDLSIANKFHINDTRRVKRMLEIYYTTGEKPSVTFQQQNTSLKFDTLFFWIYSDPAVLDVRLDNRVDKMMKIGAMEEIMELYEYYKQHNYGQEQCENGVWQVIGFKEFLPWLEESSECDLNECVEKMKVRTRQYAKRQVKWIRKMLIPDVDGKVYILNATDLLEWDVSVSARANAILSDFTKGKDIEAPLAQPDLEKLLAYKSSNSPKSDMDWKQFSCSLCKDKEDKNLVAIGSRNWEIHLKSRRHKTNINRQHKKKSYEKWQKKKLLEMDSSSINSH, encoded by the coding sequence ATGCTCAGGCTCCTAATAAAGAGCCCTATGATGTCAAGACCTAAAGTGATTGTTATAGCAGGAACAACTGGAGTTGGGAAATCTGACCTCTCAATTCAGATTGCAAGTAAATTCAATGGTGAGATCATCAATTCTGATTCAATGCAGATGTACACCGGCATACCGATAATTACGAATAAGCATCCAATAGAACAGAGAATGGGGATTAAGCACCACCTTATGAATCATGTTCCATGGAATGAAGAGTACTATATTCACAGGTTTGAGAGAGAATGTATGGAAACCATCGAAGATATCCATAGTAGAGGGAAGATACCTATCGTCGTGGGAGGTACACATTATTACTTACAAACgcttttcaacaaaagaGTTGAAAGTAAGGTACGACAACCTACCGAATCGGAAAAGAGCATATTGGATAGCAACAACCCAGACTTAATTTATAATACTTTAAAGGAAGTCGACCTTTCGATTGCAAACAAGTTCCACATCAATGATACAAGAAGAGTGAAAAGGATGCTAGAAATATATTACACAACTGGCGAAAAACCTAGTGTGACATTCCAACAACAGAACACCTCTTTAAAATTCGATACCTTATTCTTCTGGATTTATAGCGATCCAGCTGTTTTAGATGTGAGACTTGATAATAGAGTTGacaagatgatgaagattgGAGCTATGGAGGAAATCATGGAATTGTATGAATACTACAAACAGCACAATTATGGGCAAGAACAATGTGAAAATGGGGTCTGGCAAGTGATAGGattcaaagagtttttgCCGTGGTTAGAAGAATCAAGCGAATGTGATCTCAATGAATGtgttgaaaagatgaaaGTTCGAACTAGACAATACGCAAAAAGGCAAGTGAAATGGATAAGAAAAATGTTGATACCAGATGTTGACGGCAAAGTCTATATTTTAAATGCAACAGACCTATTAGAGTGGGATGTGAGCGTTTCAGCTAGAGCTAATGCAATACTCTCAGATTTCACAAAAGGCAAAGACATTGAGGCTCCGTTAGCTCAGCCAGATTTAGAAAAATTGTTAGCATACAAGTCATCTAATAGTCCAAAAAGCGATATGGATTGGAAACAATTTTCCTGCAGTTTATgtaaagataaagaagataAAAACCTAGTCGCAATTGGTTCGCGTAATTGGGAAATTCACTTGAAAAGTAGGCGGCACAAAACTAACATCAACAGGCAACATAAAAAGAAGTCGTATGAAAAATggcaaaagaagaagctgctgGAAATGGATAGCAGCTCTATCAACTCTCATTAG
- the RIM20 gene encoding Rim20p (similar to uniprot|Q12033 Saccharomyces cerevisiae YOR275C RIM20 Protein involved in proteolytic activation of Rim101p in response to alkaline pH member of the PalA/AIP1/Alix family interacts with the ESCRT-III subunits Snf7p suggesting a relationship between the response to pH and multivesicular body formation) codes for MNDIFAIPFKRALQINLKDAFTVVINNTFYQTAASVEADLTQLDKYRDVLFHLDVCQADLNMLKQYYMALKAIAVKLPDDQVEFTWFNTLGLKSSGMTRNSLRFETFNVLYNIGAMYSSLAVEQRLESTEGLKESCRLFKLSAGCFKFIYEHEVSNNFKFFDEYTLNALVSMMLAQAQQMVWKKACFDDIERHSILSRLALQVALFYQTASKNSNCSPYIRTDWVKSLTSKSHYFMAIAYYRSGLHQVQKQNYAQGICDFQYALTWINKLSLDDELTEWRGEVQALLESAERDNDLIYLQASVQNPSKVKPVMMVQADLFDEIEKKDGNIFKNLLPIDVLESCNAFNERVETYVKEHISNPLESMNKLLISNTPQYMDFKSYYISEQEWNSYSDSLQDLEQLRAYVAGELKLSESILQKDIQENEQMIREHGLLRWKIPSKDKKIESLLADLTNIRNYIENGMKVDTETASLFKTLDHDLVTNVSQPPESSDPIMKEASLILQGRKNHILAAERKIIENRLLPKIVSYYKKTGSKDFEPVFQEHIRMFDGDLLQVQKEKAKNKEMLTKVTLSSPEQVQISRNDPRTLYLEELKHSSNVLSELKENIISGKQFYQDLITALESKLKEIEDYVNERKLQRTELNDTLLCDTNES; via the coding sequence ATGAATGATATATTTGCTATACCGTTTAAGCGCGCCCTTCAAAttaatttgaaagatgcGTTTACCGTTGTAATAAACAACACTTTTTACCAAACAGCGGCATCGGTAGAGGCTGATTTAACCCAACTTGACAAATATAGGGATGTTTTATTCCATCTGGACGTTTGCCAAGCTGACTTAAATATGTTGAAACAATACTATATGGCTCTCAAAGCTATTGCTGTCAAGCTTCCCGATGACCAGGTAGAATTCACCTGGTTTAATACACTCGGATTAAAGTCTTCGGGTATGACACGAAACAGTCTCCGGTTTGAAACATTTAATGTGTTATACAATATTGGGGCTATGTATTCTTCACTTGCAGTTGAGCAGCGGTTAGAAAGCACAGAAGGTCTGAAGGAAAGCTGCCGTCTTTTTAAACTATCTGCGGGTTGTTTTAAATTTATCTATGAGCATGAAGTCAGTaacaacttcaaattcttcgaTGAATACACTCTGAATGCTCTCGTTTCTATGATGTTAGCACAAGCGCAGCAAATGGTTTGGAAAAAGGCATGCTTTGATGATATAGAAAGACACTCCATTCTTTCGCGATTGGCCTTGCAAGTAGCTTTATTTTATCAAACCGCTTCGAAGAATTCAAATTGTAGTCCTTATATCAGGACTGATTGGGTAAAAAGTCTAACCTCAAAGTCCCACTATTTCATGGCAATAGCATACTACAGATCTGGATTGCATCAGGtacagaaacaaaattatGCTCAAGGTATATGTGATTTTCAATATGCATTGACATGGATTAACAAACTTTCTTTGGATGATGAACTTACCGAATGGAGAGGAGAAGTGCAAGCGTTACTTGAATCGGCAGAGAGAGATAATGACCTTATTTATTTACAGGCATCAGTGCAAAATCCCTCCAAAGTAAAACCAGTTATGATGGTGCAAGCGGATCTTTTCGATGAGattgagaaaaaagatggcaatatattcaagaaCTTATTGCCGATTGATGTATTGGAATCTTGTAACGCTTTCAATGAGAGGGTGGAGACATACGTAAAAGAGCATATCTCGAATCCCCTTGAATCAATGAACAAACTTTTGATCTCGAATACACCGCAATATATGGACTTTAAATCATATTACATATCAGAGCAGGAATGGAATTCATACAGCGACTCATTGCAAGACCTTGAACAATTGCGAGCATATGTTGCAggtgaattgaaattatctGAGTCTATTTTACAGAAGGACATCCAAGAAAATGAGCAAATGATTCGAGAACATGGCCTGCTGCGGTGGAAGATTCCTTCTAAAGATAAGAAAATCGAGAGTCTGTTGGCAGACTTAACCAATATCCGTAattatattgaaaatggtatGAAAGTAGATACAGAGACAGCGTCTCTTTTCAAGACTTTGGATCATGATTTGGTAACCAACGTCAGTCAACCACCTGAATCTAGTGACCCTATTATGAAAGAAGCATCCTTGATATTGCaaggaagaaagaatcacATACTAGCGGCAGAACGCAAGATAATTGAAAACCGTCTCCTTCCTAAAATTGTATCATATTATAAAAAGACAGGATCTAAAGATTTTGAACCTGTCTTTCAAGAACATATCCGAATGTTTGATGGCGATTTGCTGCAGGtacaaaaggaaaaggctaaaaataaagaaatgcTGACTAAAGTAACGCTATCCTCACCAGAACAGGTTCAAATCTCCAGAAATGATCCACGTACTCTTTACTTGGAAGAACTTAAACATTCATCCAATGTGTTGAGTGAgttaaaagaaaatatcatttcCGGCAAACAATTTTATCAGGATTTAATTACGGCATTAGAATCCAAACTGAAAGAAATCGAAGATTACGTAAATGAACGTAAGCTGCAAAGAACTGAACTAAATGATACCCTACTATGTGACACTAATGAGAGTTGA